Part of the Candidatus Thiothrix putei genome, TCGTCCTGATCCCCGTACAGCGGCCAGAAGTAGCCTTGCTTCATCTTGCCGTTGCCTGCGGGGCTGGCTTTGATGGGGGTTTCGTCCATCGTCAGCAGCTTGCTTTGCAGTACGCTGGCGAGTTGCGCTTCGGCAATGGGCTTGAGCAGGTCGATGGCACGTTTCACCGCATTGGTCAGCGTCGTGCGGCTGAGGGTGATCCCCGCCTGGGTCAGGCGTTGGTGCTGGCGGTACAACGGCAGGTGGTACTGGAACTTGTCCACCAACATCCCCACCAAAAAGCTGACATCGGTGACACTACGTTCCAGCACGTTGGCGGGTGCAGGGCTGGGAAGTGGTGGGTTGCTGAGCGAAGCCGAAGCACTGCCCTTGCGTTTGATCACGGGGCGCTCGTATTGCAGGATGAGGTAGCTGGCAGGGCGTTGCGCCACCCGATGGGTCACCTGGGTGCCGATCACCTCATACTGGTCAGCCTCTTCCCCCTGAAGTTCCGGCGGGGTGAGGTGAATCACCTTGACCGGGACATCGGCGGTAAAGCGTAACCCGCTGTCATTCACGCAGTCATCGGGGCGCAGCTTGGGGGCTTTGCCGCGTTGGTAGGTGACGGTAATGCTTTCACCCTCGGGTGCGGCAACCGGGGTGGCGGCGGGGGCAAACAACGGCAACTGCGCCACCGGTATCTCAACCGGACGCTTTTCCGATTTGCTGCCAAAGACCTGTTGCCTGAACCACGCCAATTGACGTTTTAGTTCAGCTATACCAGTCCGTGCCATAAAATAGTTTTTTTGATCAGGGAAATATGGTTAGATGACTGGTAACAAAAGCAGCCATGAGTAATGTATGACATTAAAAATCACTTTCACTGAGGATGAGATAGCGGAGCTGTTCTACTGGAAGGAGCGCCATCCTCATCCCAGAGTCCGTAAGAAAATGTCCGTGCTGTACCTGAAATCCCAACAGTTGACGCATAAGGAAATCAAACGATTGGAAAGGATTACAGAAGCCACGCTGCTTGCCTACCTAAACGCCTACCTACAACCTAACGGTTTAGAAGCTCTTAAAGAAATACGATTCAATAAACCACAGAGTGATTTGATGGCATATAAAGACAAGATTGAAGCCTATTTTCGTGAATATCCCCCCGCAACCAGCAAGGCGGCAGCCGCTAAGATTGAGGAGCTGACAGGCATCAAACGCAGTGAGGACAGGGTACGTGTCTTTATGAAGAAAATAGGGATGGACATCCATAAAGTGGGGATGATACCCGCCAAAGCTGATGTGGAAGCACAAGAAAAGTTCCTGGAAAATGAACTAAAACCGCGCATTCAGGAGGCTAAGGAGGGCAAACGCGCCCTTTTTTTGTCGATGCCGCCCACTTCGTGTTAGCACCGTTTCTGGGGTTTTTGTGGTCATTTTCCCGCGTATTCATCAAAGCCCCCTGTGGTCGACAACGCTACAACGTATTGGGCGCACTCAATGCGATAACGCTACAACTCATCACGATCACTAACGACTCCTATATCAACGCTAACAGCGTGTGTGAATTATTGGAAAAAATTGCAGCGTTAGCACTCAAAATACCGATCACTTTGGTCTTGGATAATGCCAAGTATCAACGCTGTGAAGCCGTGTTTGCCTGTGCGAAAAGGCTCAATATTGAACTATTATTTTTACCGACCTATTCACCCAACCTCAATCTGATTGAACGGTTGTGGAAGTTCGTCAAGAAAAAATGCTTGTACTCGAAATACTATGATAAGTTTCCCGCTTTCAAGGCGGCCATCACCAACTGTCTCGACAAGCTGGATACCGATCACAAGAAAGAACTGACCCAGTTGATGACAACAAATTTTCAAACCTTTAAAAATGTTCAGGTCTTGACGCTGTAAGGTATAGAGCCGGAGGATACGTCAGCACGGACTTCCAACTTGCAGCAAACTAATACCAACGGTTATAAGTTCCAAGGCACTGCCGCGCAGTATGTTCTGGCACAACAAATAGTGCAAAATTGGGGCGCTGGTGGTGCGGCTTATTTGCCAACCCGTGAATATCAAGCCCTGTTGCGGGCATTGTTGGCACAGTTTCCGTACCGTTTGGATACCAACTTTGCCAAACTTGACCGCATTGCTCACCCGGCTATTGAGCGTTTTAAGACGGAGATTTATGCGGCTGACTTTCAGGGGCGTACCGTTGGGGAGTGGAATCGTTTGCTTGCCAAGGGTGACGATGCCAGCATCAGTGCGATACTGGCGGCGCAATTCGGTATCCAGCCCAATGGTAACGTGGTGCGCTGATGCTTAAAACAGAGTGGACTGGCGCGGCATGAAGCGTTCCAGACCAAGTTGGAAATAAGTCGGGTCGAGTTCCCCGGCAAAGGCTTTGCGTCCGGCGCGTTTTGCTGCCAATGATGCTGAAAACAAACCGCCGAACGGTTCCCACACTACGTCGCCTGCGTCGCTGGCGGCTTCAATGATCATGCCCATCAAGTCCAGCGGTTTTTGGTTGAGGTGGGCGGCTTTGCCACTGATTTCGGGGACGCGGATGCGTTCTGCGCCTTTGAGGGGATTGCGTTCCCAGACGTTGGTGAAACCCATGGGGCAGTGGAATTTGCTGCGTTGGCTTGCCCATTCGTCGGCGGTCATCGGACGTATGCCGTCGCGGGAGAAGTAGGGGCGACCTGCCGGGTTGCCATGCTGGTTGGCGTAAATTGCCATTTTGGCGAAGGTTTCTGGCGGTGGCGGATACCAGAGGTGGCCTTGGTCGAGGTATTTGCGGGTGGCTACGTCCTTGACTTCGCAGGCGGTGTTGGCTTGGCGCAGGGTCAATCCGGTGCGTTTCCATTCGCGGTAGAGCCATTGCTGCAAGCTGAGGTTGTCGAGCCGTGCTTCAAACACGTATTGGACGCACATTTCGGTGACGACGGGGAAGCGGCGGATTTTGGCGGTGTTGACGTTGCCTGCGATGTGGGCTTTGCCTTTGTTCCAGACATTGGCGTTGACGTAACGCCAGCCGTGGCGTTCCAACGCGGGGTGGACGCTTGCCCAGCCGATTTCGGAGTTCCAGAACCAGAGGGTGGTTTGCGCGGTGGCGTGTTGGCTCCATGCCCGAATGTGCGGTTCGTACCATGCGGCGATGCCAAGATGGTCGGAGGTGTCGCCTTCAAAGCCGAGGATGCCATACGCGCCGTCGGAAACGATGACGGTTGGGGTGTCCCATTGGGCGTAGTGGTTGAGGCTGTCGCCGAGGTGGAGGCTGACTTGCCCGTCTGTCCAATGCGTGTGGGTGGGAAGGCTGTCGAGGGTGACAGCTTTACCGCGTCCGACAGTGCCGGGGGATGGGGTGTTCTTTGCCTTGAGTGCTACCGATGCGGACATAAACCCGTACAGCCCTTACGCCGCTTGTGGCTGGATGCGTGGTTTACGCGGCATACGGGTGACGGCTTTGCGACCTGCCTGTGCTTGACGCTGGCGCATTTCTTCACAGATTTTGTGCAGGTCGTAGCCTAGTCGTTTGGCGTATTCTTCACGGATGCGGTGGATTTCTTCCACAATCGGGTCTTGTAACATGGTTAGTCCCTCATCAGCTCAAGTGGGGTGCAGATAACGGGCGGTTCGTAGCCTGCTGCCCGGCAAATCCATTCGATTTTCGGGCGAGTAATGGCATTGGCAATGTGTTTGCAGTTCCACGTCAACAGGTAGTCAATCCCGTGTATGGTGGAAACTGCAATGTGCAATGCATCCAGTTTTGCCTTTTCGGGTAACGCCGCACCCGCCAATAGTCGTTGTGCCAAGGGTTCAACTTCGCTGGAAATGTCCAGTTCCGGCAGGTTCTGGATGGCGGCAAGCCTGCGTTCCGCAGCATCCGCGTTACCACTGGCGCATTCTGCCATGACGAATTCCGAAATGAACAGGTCATAGTCAAATCGTACCGTATCCCACCAGTTGCGGGTTGCCTCTTGGTGGGCAGCCATCAGCAGGCTTGGATTGCGCCATGCTGTCAGGTAGCTGGGTATGGTGGTTTCGATGTAAACGCTTGGTTTCATGAGGAACAGTATACACCAGACGGGATTTGTCGGGATTATTTCAGTGCTTTATTTTTGGCTATAAATTGGGTTAAGCTGTCAGTCATGTTGCGTAAGTTGTACAAGGGGCGATCACTGGCGCAAGCGTAAGGGCTTTGCCGAAATCCGCTTGCCGGATGGCTCATTGCATCAGGCTGAAATCCATTGGTACGAAGCCAGCGGAATTGGCAAGAAAGAATTCAAAATCAAATACTTCATCGAGTAATTGTTATGTCTGGACACACATTCGCCATTTGCATCAAGAACGAAGATTACGAAGCGTCACTGGAACTGCGCAAGTTGTACGAAGTGCTGCCTGACCCGAAGAGTGAGCAGTTGGGGATGGTTCGGGTGGTGGATGAGTCGGGCGAGGATTATTTGTACCCGCAAGCGTTTTTTGTGCGGATTAGCTTGCCTGAAATGGTGGAAGAACAGGTTCTGCTGGCGGCGTGATTGTGAAAACAATCAGGCAAGATTCGCGACAAGCCAAAGAAGAACCGATTGGATATTTTTACTGAGTGAGGAAAACGATGGGATATTGTAAATATTGTAAGCGGGATCTAGCTCCAACTGCGAGAACGTGTCCGAATTGTGGAAATGCCGATTTCGCAATTGAGGAGCGTAAATGGTATGCCTACTATGTTCCAAAGTGCGAAGCATGTGGTGGTAGTGGATTGATTACTAGACACAGCACTCAAAGACGGGGACAAGATGGGTATGTTTCGCGTACTGATACTTTTGAATGTTCTTTCTGTTCTGGTGACCGTATACATGCTCGACACGGCTATATAAAAGTATGTCAAGAGATTTCTATACAGGATACTAAGAGTGGATCGGTAACTTATAGGGAAGGAGACTGCTTTTTCATCCGAAGTGGAACGATAGGGATACCAGGCACAAAGATGTATCTCACTGATGCTACCGCTAATTCTTTAAAAGCACAGAGATTTTTCTGATTTTTAGTCACAACTCTACCAAGCCCAATAGCTGCCTGTTGGTGGGATTGCCGTTTTACCTAATGGGTTAGGTCAGGCGGCAATCTCCCCCATCAACTTAATAACCCACTCCTCCCGCTCCTCCACGGTCGGGAGTTCAATCTCAAACCGCAACTTATCCTGCCCATCCAGCTTAAACACCCACGGGCGTTTCTGGATCAGCGTAATCACCTTCATCGGGTCAATATTCGGTTTGTCGTCGAAGATAATCCGCCCGCCCTTGACGTGCATATCCAGCTTGCGGATGCCCAGTTCCTGTGCCAGCAGTTTGACCCGCGTGACGCTGAACAGCGTCTTGGTCGGCTCTGGCAGCAGCCCGAAGCGGTCGATCATTTCCACCCGCAATTCGTCGAGTGCCGCCTGCGATTCCGCGCTGGCAATGCGTTTGTAGAGGATCAGTCGCGCATGGACATCCGGCAAATAATCGTCCGGGATCAGCGCAGGCGCACCCAATTCCACCGTGGTGCGGCGGCTGGTGGCGCTCAATTCCGGCACTTTGCCCGACTTCAACGCCTTCACCGCCCGTTCCAGCAGGTCGTTGTAGAGGTTGAAACCGATTTCCTGAATCTGCCCGCTTTGCCCTTCGCCGAGCAATTCGCCCGCGCCGCGAATCTCCAAATCGTGCGTCGCCAGCGTGAAACCGACCCCCAGTTCTTCCAGCGATTCAATCGCTTCCAGCCGCTTGACCGCATCCGGCGTGAGCGCGGATTTCGGCGGCGCAATCAAATAAGCATAAGCGCGGTGGTGCGAACGCCCGACCCGCCCACGCAACTGGTGCAACTGCGCCAGCCCCAGCTTGTCGGCGCGGTTGATCAAAATCGTGTTGGCGGTCGGCACGTCGATGCCGCTTTCAATGATGGTGGTCGCAATCAGAATCTGGAAACGCTGGTGGTAAAAATCGCTCATGATGCTTTCCAGATCGTTCGCCCGCATCTGCCCGTGGGCATGGCGCACCGTCACACCGGGCAACATTGCGCTCAGTTCCTGCTCCACCTTGTCGATGGTTTTGACCTCATTGTGCAGCACGTACACCTGCCCGCCGCGTGACAATTCCCGCGCACACGCCTCCTGAATGATGGTCTTGTTCCACTCGCACACAAAGGTTTTGATCGCGTGGCGTTGCGTCGGCGGGGTAGCAATGATCGACAAATCGCGCAAGCCCGACAGCGACATATTCAGCGTGCGCGGAATCGGCGTCGCGGTCATGGTCAACATATCGACATTGGCACGCAGCTTTTTCATCTGCTCCTTGTCACGCACCCCGAAGCGGTGTTCTTCGTCGATAATCACCAGCCCCAGTTGCTTGAAATGCACATCGTCCTGCAACAGCTTGTGCGTACCGATCACAATGTCGATCTTGCCGGAGGCGAGTGCCTCCAGTGCCTTGCTGGTTTCCTTGCCGGTCTTGAAGCGCGACAGCGATTCGATATTGAACGGCCAATCGGCAAAACGGTCACGGAAATTGTTCAAATGCTGCTGTGCCAGTAAGGTCGTCGGCGCAATCGCCATTAGCTTCATATTTCCACATAAAAGTCAATGTGGAAATTTCCACCTATTATATTTCTGGAAAAACCTATAAGTTTTGCAACAAGGGGTTGAAAAAAATACAATTAAAGAATATAATTTGTTTATTAAATATTAATTATTTTTAATTGAAAATAGTTCAATTTTGCGGTGAATGTATTATTTATATTGGTGGGAAAACTGTCTGATTGAGGGTAACACTAATACAAAGTAGTGATGTTAAGCATCATAGAGATGGTTGTTGCTTTTGTGTGGATTTTTAAAATGTGTTTTGTATTTAATAAGGAAAAGGAATGTTATTATGATTAATAAAGTGTATCTTAGTGTTTTGGTTGGGTTATCATTGGCTATTCCAAACATTACAATTGCCAATCCACCTAGCAAAAAAGTACATTCACCAGAACAAATTGAGAAATTCAAAAAATACATAGATGACCTCTATGATAAAAAAGATATAGTTGACACGTTCCAAAACTCTGCGGGGCAGATTATTGATTGTGTCAAAATCGAAGGTCAGCCATCTCTCAAAGGGAAAGGATTAAAAAATAAAGATATTCCTCGGCAACCAACAATTGTCCCTCTTGATTTGAATCCTTCTGTTAACTCAAGTGATCCGATGTTCAGTGATATACCCTCAGATGATAGAGGCTGTCCTGTAGATAGTGTTCCGATTGTACGTCTAAGTTTAGATGTATTGACTAATTTCGATGATATAGCTTCATTTCATAGGAAATATCCAAAAGGTAAAAAAGATATATTATCTGGAGATGTATCTGCGCCTGCAACAGCGGCGGCGTAAACGGTCATTCTAGCCCGTCGTTGATATCCGCAAACAAATCCGAGCGCAATGGCTTATCCGCAAACCGTTGTTTCCAACATCTTGGCGTAAGGTCTTGCACCTGAGAAGCGGGATGCTCACTAACGCGCAACAGAACATCCATCAGATAGACATACGGGTTAATGTCATGCAGGCGGCAGGTGGTGATCAGGCTTTGGATGATGCCCACGTGTTCCGCGCCGAGTTCTGTCCAGCAGAACAACCAGTTTTTCCTGCCCATGGGGATGGGCCGCAGGGCGCGTTCGATGTGGTTGGTATCCATTGGCACGTCGGGATCTTCCAGAAACACGCGCAGTTCGTGTTCGCGGCGGATGACATAACCAAGGGCTTTGGTCAGCGGGTTGGAGGGGATTAAATCGGTACGTTGTAATTGGGTTTGGCACCATTCAAAGAACTGGTCGACCAACGGCTTGCTGTGGGTGAGGCGGTAGGTACGTTTGGCTTCCCCGTCGAGTTTTTTCTCGTTAATCTGGGCTTCGTGCTGATAGAGTGCCGCGATAGTGTCAAGGGCTTGGCGTACTGCTTGTGGTTCAGCGGTTTCGGCGGCAATGAAGGTGCGACGGCTGTGTACCCAGCATTGGGCATGGGTAATCTTGTCATTGGCGTTGACGTAACTGGCATAAGCACGGTAACCGTCGCTGAGCAGTGTGCCGCTGAACTGTTGGCGAAGAGTCTTTTCAATGTGTTGCCGCCCACGGCTGGCGGAGAAGGTGAAGACGATTTCGTCCTGATCCCCGTACAGCGGCCAGAAGTAGCCTTGCTTCATCTTGCCGTTGCCTGCGGGGCTGGCTTTGATGGGGGTTTCGTCCATCGCCAGCAGCTTGCTTTGCAGTACACTGGCGAGTTGCGCTTCGGCAATGGGTTTGAGCAGGTCGATGGCACGTTTCACCGCATTGGTCAGCGTCGTGCGGCTGAGGGTGATCCCCGCTTGGGTCAGGCGTTGGTGCTGGCGGTACAACGGCAGGTGGTACTGGAACTTGTCCACCAACATCCCCACCAAAAAGCTGACATCGGTGACACTACGTTCCAGCACGTTGGCGGGTGCAGGGCTGGGAAGTGGTGGGTTGCTGAGCGAAGCCGAAGCACTGCCCTTACGTTTGATGACCGGGCGCTCGTATTGCAGGATGAGGTAGCTGGCAGGGCGTTGCGCCACCCGATGGGTCACCTGGGTGCCGATCACCTCATACTGGTCAGCCTCTTCCCCCTGAAGTTCCGGCGGGGTGAGGTGAATCACCTTGACCGGGACATCGGCGGTAAAGCGTAACCCGCTGTCATTCACGCAGTCATCCGGGCGCAGCTTGGGGGCTTTACCGCGTTGGTAGGTGACGGTAATGCTTTCACCCTCGGGTGCGGCAACCGGGGCGGCGGCGGGGGCAAACAACGGCAACTGCGCCACCGGTATCTCAACCGGACGCTTTTCCGATTTGCTGCCAAAGACATGTTGCCTGAACCACGCCAATTGGCGTTTCAATTCAGCTATATCCTGTTTCAGGGCAGCATTTTCCTCACGCAACGCCAGCATTTCCGCCACAATCGGCGGCATGGGAACGCTGGTGTCAGACGGGGTGGATGGCTTTAAAATCATGGGCTTATTGTACCAGAATGTGGCTGCACAGGATACTGGTAACGCTTGAATTGTCTGGATTTTTGCACCTCAATGCCCGCCAAAATCAACTGCAAATCCGTCCGGGTCAGTTCGCGCTGCCCGCTGGTTGTCGGCTGCACCCGGTATTGGCCCTGCTCCAGGCGTTGGCTCCATAAGCAATAGCCGCTGGGTTCAAAATAGAGGATCTTCATCTGGGTTTTACGTAGGTTCACAAACACGAAATAATGCCCACTCAGGGGATTTTGCCCTAACTGGTTTTTCACCAAAGCGGTCAGCCCCGTAAAGCTTTTGCGCATGTCGGTGGCTTGGGTGCATAGCCAGATGCGGGCGGTGGCTGCGGGGGCAAACATCAGCGTTGGCTCAGGCGTAGTTCAACACCATTCCCCAAACTCAGCACAATGTGCCAGCCTTGCCCCAGCGCGGCATGACCCGCCGATAATGCTCCCAAGTCGATGAAGGTATTGGCGGGAACGGCTGGTTCCTCCACGCCATCTGCGGAGCGTAGACGCTGCCGCCATTGGCAAAAACTGGCGTAACCGATACTGTGCTGTTCACAAAATGCCGGGGCGGATAAGCCGCTGGCTTGCCATTGGCTAATGAGGGTTTGCCATTCGCTGGCGCGGCGGTGAGGGCGTTTCATTGAGGTTTCCTTCGGTTGTTCAGGTTGGAAACCAGTTTAGGACGTGGAAATCGCGAGGGCTAGACGTGCTGAAATGGTCGCTTACGCGGCGGCTGCATATGAAGCACATTATTATGGTCATGCGAGCAGGTCTGTTGCCAATATGGGAGCGGAAAGTTACATTAATATATGGAATCCTGCGGTGGGTGTGAACAAAAGTGCGGTAAACCTCATGCCGCCTCAGCGGTGTTTCGCCAATAATGCTTCCATTGCTGGTTTCCCCGCATGACCCTCAACGCCAACATATCCGCCGCATTATCACTTTTCCACCATGCCCCCGATTTTTTTAAGCGTTGCTGGATGATGTAACGGTGTGCACTTTCTATTTCGCCCGACCCCACGGGCAATCCGAGGGATTTTGCTGTCGGGTAATCCAGTTGCTCAATGCGGTTGCTCAGGTAACGGTGACAAGCTCGTACTGGGGCGTTACTGTCTTCTACCGTTTCTGCTTCGAGGAAAGGTTTCAGTGTGTCGATGACCGCTTGAGCTTGACCATCCTGTAGGGCTTTTTTCTGTTTGGCAAACCATTTATCCTTGTCCTTGAGGCATGAACAGCTTGCGGATGCTGCTGATAGGTATTCACAAACATGATAAAAATCAATCAGGTAATGTCCTTGTGTGCCAAATTGTTCATCCACTTGACGGTTGATCCAGCTTGCCCCATCACCCACCGCATGGAGGAACGTGCTTTTTCCAAATCCAGCACGGCAGGCGGTGTCGAATAAGATTTTTCCAGCATCTTCTACCGTGCCACCGAATATTGCGCCAAACGTTGGCGTAGCACTGCCTTTGGCGTGGGCAAGACACAGGCGGGCTTCTTTCCAGCTTTCCTTTTTGCCTTTGCGCTTGTCGGGGGCTGTTTCGTCAATCTCGACGATGGGGATCATGCTGCCGTCCATTTCGGCAATGACATAGGCTTTTCCCAACGTGCTTGGATAGTCTTTTATCAACACTTGGGATTCATGGATGCGTTTGGCGTGACCTTCGGTGATGTGTCGGATGCTGGTGGATGCCAGCCGTATCCCGTAATGTTCTTCTAATTTATCAGGCACTTGAGCAAATGAACAGTCCGCCCCAAAGTCCGTCACCGCCCGTTGCAGCGGGAGCGAACAGCCTCGGCAAACAACCTCGGCACTCTGGCTAAAGGGGCGGACACGCTTGCCGGGAATCCGGTAGACCGGTTCGCTTATGTGGATTTTTCCGTAGGTCGTGTGCCAATGACAGTTTTTTTTCCACTCTTTACATACTTCCCAATGCCTTCTTCACAGGCTGGGGCTGTGCATTTTTCTACACGTTTGTTTGCCCATGCAGTGATCGCATCATTTCCCATTTGGCGCAGTTCTTCTATCACCCGCTGTTCGGCGTCTGCTGCTTTGATAATGTCATCACCGGCATTTTCAACCACCTCGATTAGCCCTTCCATCCGAGCTTTTAATGCGGGGTTGCGGTTCAAGGCTTCTAAAAGTTTTTGGTCGCGGGAGCTAACTGTCAACATGGGAAAGTCCTTTTTCTCTGGTTTTAGGGGATGCCATCTTAGTCTACAGGACACCGCACTTTTGTTCACACCCTCCTGCGGTTGAAAGTAAGCGACCATTTCAGCACGTCTAGCCCTCGCGATTTCCACGTCCTAAACTGGTTTCCAACCTGAACAACCGAAGGAAACCTCAATGAAACGCCCTCACCGCCGTGCCAGCGAATGGCAAACCCTCATTAGCCAATGGCAAGCCAGCGGCTTATCCGCCCCGGCATTTTGTGAACAGCACAGTATCGGTTACGCCAGTTTTTGCCAATGGCGGCAGCGTCTACGCTCCGCAGATGGCGTGGAGGAACCAGCCGTTCCCGCCAATACCTTCATCGACTTGGGAGCATTATCGGCGGGTCATGCCGCGCTGGGGCAAGGCTGGCACATTGTGCTGAGTTTGGGGAATGGTGTTGAACTACGCCTGAGCCAACGCTGATGTTTGCCCCCGCCGCCACCGCCCGCATCTGGCTATGCACCCAAGCCACCGACATGCGCAAAAGCTTTACGGGGCTGACCGCTTTGGTGAAAAACCAGTTAGGGCAAAATCCCCTGAGTGGGCATTATTTCGTGTTTGTGAACCTGCGTAAAACCCAGATGAAGATCCTCTATTTTGAACCCAGCGGCTATTGCTTATGGAGCCAACGCTTGGAGCAGGGGCAATACCGGGTGCAGCCGACAACTAGCGG contains:
- a CDS encoding IS66 family insertion sequence element accessory protein TnpB; its protein translation is MKRPHRRASEWQTLISQWQASGLSAPAFCEQHSIGYASFCQWRQRLRSADGVEEPAVPANTFIDLGALSAGHAALGQGWHIVLSLGNGVELRLSQR
- a CDS encoding DNA methyltransferase, coding for MSASVALKAKNTPSPGTVGRGKAVTLDSLPTHTHWTDGQVSLHLGDSLNHYAQWDTPTVIVSDGAYGILGFEGDTSDHLGIAAWYEPHIRAWSQHATAQTTLWFWNSEIGWASVHPALERHGWRYVNANVWNKGKAHIAGNVNTAKIRRFPVVTEMCVQYVFEARLDNLSLQQWLYREWKRTGLTLRQANTACEVKDVATRKYLDQGHLWYPPPPETFAKMAIYANQHGNPAGRPYFSRDGIRPMTADEWASQRSKFHCPMGFTNVWERNPLKGAERIRVPEISGKAAHLNQKPLDLMGMIIEAASDAGDVVWEPFGGLFSASLAAKRAGRKAFAGELDPTYFQLGLERFMPRQSTLF
- the tnpB gene encoding IS66 family insertion sequence element accessory protein TnpB (TnpB, as the term is used for proteins encoded by IS66 family insertion elements, is considered an accessory protein, since TnpC, encoded by a neighboring gene, is a DDE family transposase.) produces the protein MFAPAATARIWLCTQATDMRKSFTGLTALVKNQLGQNPLSGHYFVFVNLRKTQMKILYFEPSGYCLWSQRLEQGQYRVQPTTSGQRELTRTDLQLILAGIEVQKSRQFKRYQYPVQPHSGIISP
- the tnpB gene encoding IS66 family insertion sequence element accessory protein TnpB (TnpB, as the term is used for proteins encoded by IS66 family insertion elements, is considered an accessory protein, since TnpC, encoded by a neighboring gene, is a DDE family transposase.), whose amino-acid sequence is MFAPAATARIWLCTQATDMRKSFTGLTALVKNQLGQNPLSGHYFVFVNLRKTQMKILYFEPSGYCLWSQRLEQGQYRVQPTTSGQRELTRTDLQLILAGIEVQKSRQFKRYQYPVQPHSGTISP
- a CDS encoding IS66 family insertion sequence element accessory protein TnpB is translated as MKRPHRRASEWQTLISQWQASGLSAPAFCEQHSIGYASFCQWRQRLRSADGVEEPAVPANTFIDLGALSAGHAALGQGWHIVLSLGNGVELRLSQR
- a CDS encoding type II toxin-antitoxin system VapC family toxin, translating into MKPSVYIETTIPSYLTAWRNPSLLMAAHQEATRNWWDTVRFDYDLFISEFVMAECASGNADAAERRLAAIQNLPELDISSEVEPLAQRLLAGAALPEKAKLDALHIAVSTIHGIDYLLTWNCKHIANAITRPKIEWICRAAGYEPPVICTPLELMRD